In Streptomyces sp. NBC_01551, one DNA window encodes the following:
- a CDS encoding type II restriction endonuclease subunit M, which yields MTTVAFEAIINRGEYISAHYLAELFAKDLADLRKRWTAADRAGKPTSRSGMRNLGRDYFKAKVRITEKDDFGGSELRTLNEALLSALAYIQRGEVPPEREDDSHTKIQRGAFEIMHSDKHREVPVALAVKGPGGVELVALDVTWTTDAELVTSDIEDGGAELLAPIALDGKNEITSAADAVTFLFGSEEAYAPRFVLLLAGGAMLLADRTAWHEGRFLGVSIDAALDRNLGADGGELEAVSALFGAESLLTEGGAAGFLDNLVDKGRKHAVGVSKELRAGLRQSVELIAQEILDRIHDQDADPSELGDSTELANRLTQESLRYLYRVLFLLYAEARPELGILPSKDDAYQDGYGLGRLGELVSYDLPDEAQDGFHFHQSLDLLFRLVDQGHRALEEKQPSDTGLDADGIRFESLRSDLFHGNATPLIGSVRIDGQRVDTRLRNKVLWRVLNRLMLSHGASKGFISYAQLGINQLGAVYEGLMSYTGFFAAEDLYEVAKPDSDGLAGTWVVPQREADNYDDEVFVKRPDEITGVPRRVQHKKGSFVYRLSGRERQRSASYYTPEVLTRSTVKHALAELLDQDGETTKARDILDLLVCEPALGSGAFLNEAINQLSAEYLRRRMAELSVERGQDVQLPPDQYEAELQKVKAYLALHNCYGVDLNHTAVELAEVSLWLNAMHEGLKAPWFGLHLRRGNSLVGARRAVYAAETLRKKAWLTTVPVDRPLREGTEEGVFKEGEEIHHFLLPAKGWGAVADSDEAKELAKEDRDQLAEWRKQAASTPSVAQSKRLLALAIRVERLWELARRRLVVSEREIRRDIAVWEVAPDRPLPRSSGAVSREQIEAALKEPGAPLGRLKLVMDAWCALWFWPVGQHDTPEPPDLGEWLDFCEAVLGVPPAKAKAAKAKGVKKASSAGHDDLFGLFGDTGDFEQLAVDDSNDRLMSQCAEMPAIALRFPWLSEIDAISRREGFFHWELEFAHVFSQGGFDLQVGNPPWLKSEWKDDLAVAEYDAWFGLEKQASADTKAERRVTALAKRKSLRAYLADVSSWVGGDSHLGSAIEHPVLAGLQTNLYLNFMERSWRNLSPTGTAALIHEENHFSVPKGGAFRTATYSRLRRHFQYGNNILLFEDVDNNKSFGVSIYGPPREIDFVQIARVVHPSTVDGSFTHHGEGPLPGIQFPEGGWDLRPHRDRIVPVNREVLASWAAVIDERGTPAEQARVLRAVTVEDDRALRILATFPERLHDHQHWWSRELDEKGAKDKGIIERRTAVPTSWDEAVLQGPHFSVATPFAKQPNPGCKSNKDYTEWDLEELPETLVPRTNYARACSGEDFATARRDWDGAPSGEFFRVAWRNMVTSNNERSLKAAIIPPGPTHVHTVHTLALSSNRDTGVVAGLWGSLVFDYLVKVSGASKVNIELARSFPAPLSHPLATPLLVRVLRLNCLTRDYAPLWEELHDPAWLKDRWTDPASPRPALQQVGEAWSMATPLRTEYDRRMALVEIDALAAVMVGLSAEQLCAMYRSQFAVLRKYEWEAFYAADGHKIGAATHNVGVRQTPEETAVVKAWVKAARAGDPTPEAPEGWVKPDREAEMTRAHADFTARLLAGEYGDYAAYAAEHRDHGNLLGSAEADRALVDLPAESR from the coding sequence GTGACCACCGTGGCATTCGAAGCGATCATCAACCGCGGTGAGTATATTTCCGCGCACTACCTCGCCGAGCTTTTTGCCAAGGACCTCGCCGACCTGCGCAAGCGCTGGACGGCAGCAGACCGGGCCGGAAAGCCCACATCCCGTTCGGGCATGAGGAACCTGGGCCGTGACTACTTCAAGGCCAAGGTCCGCATCACCGAGAAGGACGACTTCGGCGGATCCGAGCTGCGCACGCTGAACGAAGCTCTGCTCTCAGCCCTCGCCTACATCCAGCGTGGAGAGGTGCCGCCGGAGCGCGAGGACGACAGTCACACCAAGATCCAGCGCGGCGCCTTCGAGATCATGCACAGCGACAAGCACCGCGAAGTTCCCGTCGCCCTCGCGGTGAAGGGGCCCGGGGGCGTCGAGCTGGTCGCGCTGGACGTCACCTGGACCACGGACGCCGAACTCGTCACCTCCGATATCGAAGATGGCGGCGCGGAGTTGCTTGCTCCCATCGCTCTCGACGGCAAGAACGAGATCACCAGCGCGGCGGACGCCGTCACCTTCCTCTTCGGGAGCGAGGAGGCGTACGCGCCAAGGTTTGTTCTGCTGCTCGCTGGCGGTGCCATGCTACTCGCCGACCGCACCGCGTGGCATGAGGGCCGATTCCTGGGCGTCAGCATCGACGCCGCCCTCGACCGCAACCTGGGCGCCGACGGCGGCGAACTGGAAGCCGTCTCGGCTCTGTTCGGTGCGGAATCACTGCTGACGGAGGGCGGGGCCGCCGGGTTCCTGGACAACCTCGTCGACAAGGGCCGCAAGCACGCCGTCGGGGTGTCCAAGGAGCTGCGGGCGGGCCTGCGGCAGTCCGTCGAACTGATCGCCCAGGAAATCCTGGACCGCATCCACGACCAGGACGCGGACCCCTCCGAACTCGGCGACAGCACCGAACTGGCCAACCGGCTCACCCAGGAGTCGCTGCGCTACCTGTACCGCGTCCTGTTCCTGCTGTACGCAGAAGCCCGACCGGAACTGGGCATCCTGCCCAGCAAGGACGACGCATACCAGGACGGCTACGGTCTCGGCCGACTCGGCGAGCTGGTCTCCTATGACCTCCCCGACGAAGCCCAGGACGGCTTCCACTTCCACCAGTCCCTCGACCTGCTTTTCCGTCTCGTCGACCAAGGGCACCGCGCACTGGAGGAGAAGCAGCCCAGCGACACCGGATTGGACGCGGACGGTATCCGCTTTGAGTCCCTGCGCAGCGACCTGTTCCACGGGAACGCCACGCCGCTGATCGGCTCGGTACGCATCGATGGCCAGCGCGTCGACACGCGACTGCGAAATAAGGTGCTATGGCGGGTATTGAACCGCCTCATGCTCAGCCACGGCGCCAGCAAGGGCTTCATCTCCTACGCCCAACTCGGCATCAACCAACTCGGCGCTGTGTACGAAGGGCTGATGTCGTATACCGGCTTCTTCGCCGCCGAGGATCTGTACGAGGTCGCCAAGCCGGATTCAGACGGACTGGCCGGCACGTGGGTCGTCCCTCAGCGCGAAGCCGACAACTACGACGACGAGGTTTTCGTCAAGCGACCCGACGAGATCACGGGCGTACCCAGGCGGGTCCAGCACAAGAAGGGCTCGTTCGTCTACCGCCTCTCGGGCCGGGAGCGTCAGCGGTCCGCCTCGTACTACACCCCTGAAGTGCTCACCCGCAGCACGGTCAAGCACGCCCTGGCCGAACTACTCGACCAGGACGGTGAGACGACGAAGGCTCGCGATATCCTGGACCTGCTCGTGTGCGAGCCGGCACTGGGCTCAGGAGCCTTTCTCAACGAGGCCATCAACCAGCTCTCGGCGGAGTACCTGCGCCGCCGCATGGCCGAGCTCTCCGTCGAGCGCGGCCAAGACGTCCAGCTGCCTCCAGACCAGTACGAGGCGGAGCTGCAGAAAGTCAAGGCGTACCTGGCCCTCCACAACTGCTATGGCGTGGACCTCAACCACACCGCCGTCGAGCTGGCCGAGGTGTCACTGTGGCTCAACGCGATGCATGAAGGGTTGAAGGCCCCCTGGTTCGGCCTCCACCTGCGCCGCGGCAACTCCCTCGTCGGTGCGCGCCGGGCAGTGTACGCGGCTGAGACGCTGAGGAAGAAAGCGTGGCTGACCACAGTGCCGGTCGATCGCCCGTTGAGGGAAGGCACAGAAGAAGGCGTCTTCAAGGAAGGCGAGGAGATCCATCACTTCCTGCTCCCAGCCAAGGGATGGGGAGCGGTCGCCGACTCAGACGAGGCGAAGGAGCTGGCCAAGGAAGACCGGGATCAGCTCGCCGAGTGGCGTAAGCAAGCCGCCTCCACCCCGAGCGTCGCCCAGAGCAAGCGGCTACTGGCCCTTGCCATTAGAGTCGAGCGTCTCTGGGAGCTGGCCAGGCGGCGACTCGTCGTCTCTGAGCGGGAGATTCGCCGCGACATCGCCGTTTGGGAGGTGGCGCCGGACCGGCCGCTGCCCCGATCCTCGGGAGCCGTTTCCCGGGAGCAGATCGAGGCAGCCCTCAAGGAACCCGGCGCACCGCTGGGCCGACTGAAGCTGGTGATGGACGCCTGGTGCGCCCTCTGGTTCTGGCCGGTGGGTCAGCACGACACGCCTGAGCCCCCAGACCTGGGCGAATGGCTGGACTTCTGCGAGGCCGTTCTTGGCGTGCCGCCGGCCAAGGCGAAGGCTGCCAAGGCAAAGGGTGTCAAGAAGGCCAGCTCCGCAGGACACGATGACCTCTTCGGCCTCTTCGGCGACACCGGCGACTTCGAACAACTTGCAGTAGACGACTCCAACGACCGGCTCATGAGTCAGTGCGCCGAGATGCCCGCGATCGCATTGCGCTTCCCGTGGCTCAGCGAAATCGACGCGATCAGCAGGCGGGAGGGATTCTTCCACTGGGAACTGGAGTTCGCCCACGTCTTCTCCCAGGGTGGCTTCGACTTGCAGGTGGGGAACCCTCCTTGGCTCAAGTCCGAATGGAAGGACGACCTGGCGGTCGCGGAGTACGACGCTTGGTTCGGTTTGGAGAAGCAAGCGTCCGCGGACACAAAGGCCGAACGGAGGGTGACGGCGCTGGCCAAGCGCAAATCTCTGCGAGCATACCTTGCCGACGTCTCCTCTTGGGTCGGCGGCGACTCGCACCTGGGCTCGGCAATCGAGCACCCGGTACTCGCAGGACTGCAGACCAATCTCTATTTGAATTTCATGGAACGGTCCTGGCGCAACCTGAGTCCTACCGGAACAGCGGCCTTGATCCATGAAGAGAACCATTTCTCCGTTCCAAAGGGCGGCGCCTTCCGGACCGCTACTTACTCCAGGCTCAGGCGACACTTCCAATACGGCAACAACATCTTGCTCTTCGAAGATGTCGACAACAACAAGTCCTTCGGGGTGAGCATCTATGGCCCGCCTCGCGAGATCGACTTCGTACAGATCGCACGCGTCGTGCATCCCTCCACAGTGGACGGTTCCTTCACGCATCACGGCGAAGGCCCCTTGCCCGGGATCCAATTCCCCGAGGGCGGCTGGGACCTGCGTCCCCACCGTGACCGAATCGTCCCGGTGAATCGCGAGGTCCTCGCCAGCTGGGCCGCTGTAATCGATGAGCGAGGAACCCCCGCTGAACAGGCTCGGGTGCTGCGCGCAGTGACGGTGGAGGACGACCGAGCGCTCCGGATCCTCGCAACGTTTCCCGAACGGCTCCACGACCACCAGCACTGGTGGTCCCGTGAACTAGACGAGAAGGGGGCGAAGGACAAGGGGATCATCGAGCGCCGCACTGCCGTACCCACCTCCTGGGACGAGGCTGTTCTACAGGGGCCTCACTTTTCGGTCGCTACCCCCTTTGCTAAGCAGCCCAACCCAGGTTGCAAATCCAACAAGGATTACACCGAATGGGACTTGGAAGAACTTCCCGAGACCCTAGTGCCGCGTACGAACTATGCACGGGCGTGCTCGGGCGAAGATTTCGCAACAGCACGTCGCGACTGGGATGGGGCCCCCTCGGGGGAGTTCTTTCGCGTCGCCTGGCGCAATATGGTGACTTCGAATAATGAGAGGTCACTGAAAGCGGCGATTATTCCTCCAGGGCCGACTCACGTGCACACGGTGCATACCCTCGCCTTGAGCTCGAATCGCGATACGGGAGTCGTGGCCGGTCTCTGGGGCTCGCTTGTCTTCGATTACTTGGTCAAAGTCTCAGGTGCTTCGAAGGTCAATATCGAGCTGGCCCGCAGCTTCCCAGCTCCTCTCTCCCACCCTCTCGCCACACCTCTCCTTGTGCGTGTCCTCCGCCTCAATTGCCTGACCCGCGACTACGCCCCCCTATGGGAGGAACTCCACGACCCGGCCTGGCTCAAGGACCGGTGGACCGATCCAGCATCCCCCCGCCCCGCGCTCCAGCAGGTCGGCGAGGCTTGGTCCATGGCCACCCCGCTGCGTACCGAGTACGACCGCCGGATGGCTCTGGTGGAGATCGACGCGCTCGCGGCAGTGATGGTGGGGCTCAGTGCGGAGCAGCTGTGTGCCATGTACCGCTCTCAGTTCGCAGTACTACGCAAGTACGAGTGGGAGGCGTTCTACGCAGCTGACGGGCACAAGATCGGGGCAGCCACCCACAACGTTGGCGTTCGGCAGACGCCCGAAGAGACAGCTGTCGTCAAGGCGTGGGTAAAGGCCGCACGTGCCGGCGACCCGACTCCCGAGGCTCCGGAGGGCTGGGTGAAGCCTGACCGCGAAGCCGAGATGACCCGGGCCCACGCGGACTTCACCGCGCGACTGCTTGCTGGCGAGTACGGAGACTACGCCGCGTACGCGGCCGAGCACCGAGATCACGGCAACCTCCTCGGCTCGGCTGAAGCCGACCGAGCTCTCGTCGATCTTCCGGCAGAAAGCAGGTAA